The Pelotomaculum isophthalicicum JI genomic interval AAATAACACAGGTTTATAGGTAAATGGAGAGCCGTATACGCCGAGAGGTGTACGTACGGTTCGGAAGGGAGTTGTGTTGATACCTACCAGCGTAAGCTGGAAAGGCGCAACATAGCTTACCTTGTGCCGGTATGGGGCTGCTGTCCCCGTACTTGCAGGACAATGAAACGGAGGAAATCAACGTCAACGGCTCCGGGGGCGTCTGGGTACTCTACAAGGATAGAAAAATCCGTCTGAACGAAACCTTTGGGCACCCGGAAGCCTGCGCCAATATTGTTCGGAAAATGAGCCGGTTCGGGAATGTCATTCTGGACGGTTCCAAGCCCATCGGGGACAGCTTCATTGCCAGGGGCATCCGCATGTCGGGAGCCATCGCCCCCTGTGTTGACCCGGATGCCGGAGCGATAGCGTCCATCCGAAAGCAAAAGCCCTTGCTTATTACACGGGAAAATCTTATTGGATGGGATACCGCCACAGCCGAGGAATTGGACTTTTTGGTTATGTGCGTCAACAACGGCGTATCGCTTGCCGTTGCCGGAGCCACAGGTTCCGGGAAAACGGCGGATATGGGCTATATTTTAAGCTGTGTTCCCCACGATAAACGTATTGTTACCATCGAAGACACGAGAGAACTGTCTTTAGCTCAATATGATGAAAACGGCGTGATGCTCAACGATGTGATACATCTTCTCACCAAGGAGGAACCCAATCCGATCACCATGTTGGACCTATTGAAGCTCTCGCTGCGCCTGCACCCGGAAATCCTTGTGCCTGCGGAAATGCGGGGAAAGGAAGCTATGGTAGTTCAAGAAGCCGGGAGAACGGGCCATACGGTCATTAGTACATTGCACGCCAACAGCGCGCGGACAGCCTATGACCGCGTCCTGACCATGTGCCTGGAGGCCGGAACTTCACTTTCAGAGGAAAGGCTTCTCAAAAACATCGTAGAAGCCTTTCCCATTATGGTATTTAAAATGCAACTCCCCGACAAATCACGCAAATACATGGAGGTATTCGAGGCCACCGGGATAAAAAACGGTGAAGTTACCGGAACCACGCTTTTCAAATATGTGGTGGACCATTATGAGCGTGGCGACGAGGGCAGGATTACCAAAGTGGTAGGCAGTCACCAGCGCATGGGGAACATTTCTCCAGCTCTTGCCGAAAAGCTCTTATTGGGTGGTGTACCTCAAAGGGAAATCCGCCGCTTTTCGGAAGGAGGCCCGACATGAATCCGATTACCTGTATCCTTATCGCTATATTTGTCCTTATCAGCCTTGCCTTGTTTCTCCTATTTAAGCTGAACCCCTTCTCCGTAGAACAAAATCCTTTGAAAAAGCGCCGCCTAATTTTGACGGGGACAAAGCTGAAAATCACCGAACGGATTGCCATCCACTTTACCACGCTGTTCCGGCAGACACGATGCACGCCAAAGAAGTTTTTCATTATGGCGCTTCTGTCAGCGGCGGGCGGTTTTACTGCGGGAATGCTGCTGTTCGGCAGCGCGGGACTTGCGGCGGTAATGGCCGTCTGTATGCTGCCCGCCCCTTACTTCTATTTGACGGTAAAAAGCTCGGCGGCGGCGAGGGAAGAAATCGAGGGGCTGGAAAACACCATGTCCATCATCACCAATGCCTACGCGGGATGCGACGATATCATCAAGGCGTTGGAAGCCTATGTGGAGGAAAAGAACCGGTATGT includes:
- a CDS encoding ATPase, T2SS/T4P/T4SS family, which produces MQDNETEEINVNGSGGVWVLYKDRKIRLNETFGHPEACANIVRKMSRFGNVILDGSKPIGDSFIARGIRMSGAIAPCVDPDAGAIASIRKQKPLLITRENLIGWDTATAEELDFLVMCVNNGVSLAVAGATGSGKTADMGYILSCVPHDKRIVTIEDTRELSLAQYDENGVMLNDVIHLLTKEEPNPITMLDLLKLSLRLHPEILVPAEMRGKEAMVVQEAGRTGHTVISTLHANSARTAYDRVLTMCLEAGTSLSEERLLKNIVEAFPIMVFKMQLPDKSRKYMEVFEATGIKNGEVTGTTLFKYVVDHYERGDEGRITKVVGSHQRMGNISPALAEKLLLGGVPQREIRRFSEGGPT
- a CDS encoding type II secretion system F family protein — its product is MNPITCILIAIFVLISLALFLLFKLNPFSVEQNPLKKRRLILTGTKLKITERIAIHFTTLFRQTRCTPKKFFIMALLSAAGGFTAGMLLFGSAGLAAVMAVCMLPAPYFYLTVKSSAAAREEIEGLENTMSIITNAYAGCDDIIKALEAYVEEKNRYVPAHLRVTTPFDEFITEIRLVNPNVEHGLYRLSAKIKNRYFNEWVKTLILCHNDRRLKFALFPVIKAMNDAKSMQVESDGMMVRVWRDYLLTAGLMFSIIPMMRFANAEWFFLLTQTATGKLLIILMLLAALGTAFYVMKATKPSNR